The uncultured Desulfobulbus sp. genome window below encodes:
- a CDS encoding DUF4388 domain-containing protein → MDSIGFQGNIAAVSLDNIFQLIDLAALTGKLVVRAQNNDGDFYFSAGIFVHGTLRVNPHRIGALLLENGVITPAQLEECLQLHEQSSPPRPLGQLLIEHGYVNPQHLDDSLGQQVKRAFYESLAWQEGSFAFYPGEEPIGAVSQFQERVDHLLLEGMIYLDTLNAP, encoded by the coding sequence ATGGATTCAATTGGGTTTCAGGGCAATATTGCTGCCGTGAGTCTGGATAATATCTTTCAACTCATTGATCTGGCAGCTCTCACGGGTAAATTGGTGGTGCGGGCCCAGAATAATGATGGGGATTTTTATTTTTCTGCAGGGATCTTTGTCCATGGAACCCTGCGGGTTAATCCCCATCGAATTGGTGCGCTTCTTCTAGAAAATGGGGTGATTACCCCGGCTCAACTGGAAGAATGCCTTCAGTTACATGAGCAGAGCTCTCCGCCGCGGCCTCTTGGCCAGCTTCTGATAGAGCATGGGTATGTCAATCCCCAGCATCTGGACGATTCATTGGGGCAGCAGGTAAAGCGAGCCTTCTACGAATCCCTTGCCTGGCAGGAGGGATCCTTTGCTTTTTATCCGGGTGAAGAACCGATAGGGGCCGTGAGCCAGTTCCAGGAGCGCGTCGATCATTTACTGCTTGAGGGAATGATCTATCTCGATACCCTTAATGCACCCTGA
- the nspC gene encoding carboxynorspermidine decarboxylase has product MSETDRPRFDGRIGYRFDPAIIDTPAFVVDEGLLTDNLAILESVKKATGCKILLALKCFAMHAVFPLLRETLDGVCCSSPHEARLGREEFAREVHSFAAAYSEADIRELAMTSDHLVFNSLNQWQRFRSLAQESAVQAGRQLEFGLRINPEHSEGATPIYDPCAPGSRLGIRRADFRPELLAGISGLHWHNLCEQDADCLERTVAAVEASWGDVLGQMDYVNFGGGHHITRPGYDLDLLINIILRFQKKWQVQVYLEPGEAVALNSGYLVASVLDVVAADMPVVIIDGSVPAHMPDVLEMPYRPHIVGAGEPGEKSWTCRIGGLSCLAGDVAGEYSFDRPLVAGDKVVFTDMAIYTMVKTNTFNGVQLPAIMRYQPEKDTCFLVRRFDYQDFKNRLS; this is encoded by the coding sequence GTGAGCGAAACGGATCGCCCGCGTTTTGATGGCCGGATCGGCTACCGTTTTGATCCGGCCATAATTGATACGCCAGCCTTTGTGGTGGATGAGGGCTTACTTACCGATAACCTGGCAATTTTGGAGTCGGTGAAAAAAGCCACCGGTTGCAAGATCCTTCTGGCGCTGAAATGCTTTGCCATGCATGCGGTCTTTCCCCTGTTACGAGAAACACTCGATGGTGTCTGCTGCAGCTCGCCGCATGAGGCCAGGCTCGGCCGGGAAGAGTTTGCCCGTGAGGTCCACAGCTTTGCAGCTGCCTACTCTGAGGCTGACATTCGGGAGCTGGCCATGACCAGCGATCATCTCGTTTTTAACTCCCTTAACCAGTGGCAGCGTTTTCGCTCCCTGGCCCAAGAGAGCGCTGTACAGGCTGGGCGTCAGCTGGAGTTTGGCCTGCGTATCAACCCGGAACACTCGGAAGGGGCAACGCCCATCTATGATCCCTGTGCGCCTGGGTCCCGCCTGGGGATTCGACGGGCGGATTTTCGTCCCGAACTGCTTGCCGGGATCAGCGGCCTGCACTGGCATAACCTCTGTGAGCAGGATGCCGACTGTCTTGAGCGTACCGTGGCAGCGGTTGAAGCCTCCTGGGGCGATGTCCTGGGCCAGATGGACTACGTGAATTTTGGCGGTGGCCATCATATCACCCGTCCTGGCTATGATCTTGACCTGCTCATCAACATTATTCTGCGATTCCAGAAAAAATGGCAGGTGCAGGTCTACCTGGAGCCCGGAGAAGCCGTGGCCCTGAACAGCGGCTATCTGGTGGCAAGCGTGCTTGACGTGGTGGCTGCGGATATGCCGGTGGTCATCATCGATGGCTCTGTGCCCGCACACATGCCAGATGTACTGGAAATGCCCTATCGACCGCATATTGTGGGGGCTGGTGAGCCTGGAGAGAAGTCCTGGACCTGTCGTATCGGTGGACTTTCCTGCCTGGCGGGTGATGTGGCGGGCGAGTATTCCTTTGATCGTCCTTTGGTGGCCGGTGACAAGGTCGTCTTCACCGATATGGCCATCTATACCATGGTCAAGACGAATACCTTTAATGGGGTGCAACTGCCCGCGATCATGCGCTATCAACCTGAAAAAGATACCTGTTTCCTGGTCCGGCGTTTTGACTACCAGGATTTCAAAAACCGCCTTTCCTGA
- a CDS encoding saccharopine dehydrogenase family protein, with translation MSHVLIIGAGGVGSVVVHKCAQITEVFSKITLASRTLSKCEAIAASVKERTGVVVDVAQVDADNVSQTVALLHQIKPDLVLNVALPYQDLPLMDACLEAGIDYLDTANYEPPDEAKFEYKWQWAYKERFEKAGLMALLGSGFDPGVTNVYCAYAQKHYFDEIHTLDIIDCNAGDHGQHFATNFNPEINIREITQRGRYWEHGEWVETDPLSWSMNYDFPEGIGPKKCFLMYHEELESLVQNLKGLKRARFWMTFSEQYLTHLRVLENVGMTRIDPVNYKGTEIVPIKFLKAVLPEPASLGPLTKGRTCIGCLMKGVKDGKEKQIYIYNICSHEAAYNEVGSQAISYTTGVPAMIGAKMMLQGLWKAQGVWNMEQFDPDPFMEDLNQHGLPWVVVEL, from the coding sequence TCCAAATGTGAAGCCATTGCCGCTTCGGTCAAAGAACGGACCGGTGTGGTGGTGGATGTGGCCCAGGTCGATGCCGATAATGTGAGTCAGACCGTGGCGCTCTTACACCAAATTAAGCCGGATCTGGTGCTCAATGTGGCCCTGCCGTACCAGGACCTGCCCCTGATGGACGCCTGCCTTGAGGCGGGTATCGACTACCTGGATACCGCCAACTACGAGCCGCCCGATGAGGCCAAATTTGAATACAAATGGCAGTGGGCCTACAAAGAGCGTTTTGAAAAGGCCGGGCTCATGGCGCTGCTGGGCTCGGGGTTTGATCCCGGGGTGACCAATGTCTACTGTGCCTATGCCCAGAAACACTATTTTGATGAGATCCATACCCTGGATATCATTGACTGCAATGCCGGTGATCATGGGCAGCACTTTGCCACCAACTTCAACCCGGAAATCAATATTCGCGAGATCACCCAGCGCGGCCGTTACTGGGAGCATGGCGAGTGGGTGGAAACCGATCCGCTCTCTTGGTCCATGAATTATGATTTTCCGGAGGGAATCGGGCCGAAGAAGTGTTTCCTCATGTACCATGAGGAGTTGGAATCCCTGGTGCAGAACCTGAAAGGACTCAAGCGGGCCCGTTTTTGGATGACTTTCTCCGAGCAGTACCTCACCCACTTGCGTGTCCTGGAAAACGTGGGCATGACCCGCATCGATCCGGTGAACTATAAGGGGACCGAGATCGTGCCGATCAAATTCTTAAAAGCGGTCCTGCCCGAGCCCGCTTCCCTCGGGCCTTTGACCAAAGGGCGGACCTGCATCGGCTGTCTGATGAAAGGGGTTAAAGATGGCAAAGAAAAACAGATCTATATCTATAACATCTGCAGCCACGAAGCCGCCTATAACGAGGTCGGTTCCCAGGCGATCAGCTATACCACCGGTGTGCCTGCCATGATCGGTGCCAAGATGATGCTGCAAGGATTGTGGAAAGCGCAAGGTGTGTGGAATATGGAGCAGTTCGATCCGGATCCCTTCATGGAGGATCTTAACCAGCACGGGCTGCCCTGGGTTGTGGTGGAACTGTGA
- a CDS encoding pyridoxal-dependent decarboxylase, translated as MKQEKIFERLLQVLARYAQERETGNFVDYLEPELLRQRLHLEQQGQQGDWDALFDWVEQYLAYAVKTNHPGYVNRMWAGANPPSIIGEMVAAITNTSACTYETAPVSTLMEKYMLRTMLDLVGFKNGSGQMTTGSSNANMIAMMAARNTLTGDIKNTGLFGRPELFGFVNADAHYSMDRAANILGLGAHHLIKIPVNEHGRMRMEILEQEIQRVVDEGGIPFWVAATAGTTVRGAYDPIEPLLTLRDRYRFWLHVDGAWGGAVILSESLRKQFVPFLEQADSFTLDFHKMLGAALMCNVLLFNRRPHVLREVCSSGDESYIFREGEDGEVRDLGTMSLQCGRRVDSLKWFLDWKFYGQAGLAARVEKYLELCHYAEEQITQADDLELVVPRESFNLCFRFRPPHGSEHAAFTTTLRNRLHRSGQTLVGTGLVNGELVMRLLITNINVDRAEIDAFFRAVISTGRTLVAEGSGLECT; from the coding sequence ATGAAGCAGGAAAAAATCTTCGAGCGGTTGTTGCAGGTGCTTGCTCGTTACGCTCAGGAACGGGAAACCGGCAATTTTGTCGACTACCTGGAACCGGAGCTGTTACGGCAGCGGTTGCATCTCGAACAACAGGGACAACAGGGCGATTGGGATGCACTTTTTGATTGGGTCGAGCAATATCTGGCCTACGCGGTCAAAACCAATCATCCGGGGTATGTGAATCGCATGTGGGCAGGTGCCAACCCGCCTTCCATCATTGGAGAAATGGTCGCAGCCATAACAAATACCTCGGCCTGCACCTATGAGACCGCGCCGGTCTCCACCTTGATGGAAAAATACATGCTGCGGACCATGCTGGATCTGGTGGGGTTCAAAAACGGCAGTGGCCAGATGACCACCGGGTCATCCAATGCCAACATGATTGCCATGATGGCGGCACGCAATACTCTTACCGGCGATATTAAAAATACAGGTCTTTTCGGGCGTCCAGAGCTTTTTGGTTTTGTCAATGCCGATGCCCATTACTCAATGGACAGGGCCGCCAATATTCTTGGCCTGGGTGCTCATCATCTGATCAAGATCCCAGTTAACGAGCATGGACGAATGCGCATGGAGATTCTTGAGCAGGAAATACAACGGGTGGTGGACGAGGGAGGTATTCCTTTCTGGGTCGCAGCCACTGCCGGGACAACAGTCCGTGGAGCCTATGATCCGATTGAACCGCTTTTGACATTGCGTGATCGTTATAGGTTCTGGCTGCACGTGGATGGTGCCTGGGGCGGAGCTGTAATTTTAAGCGAATCCCTGAGAAAACAATTTGTACCGTTTCTTGAGCAGGCGGATTCGTTCACCCTCGATTTTCATAAAATGCTGGGTGCTGCCCTGATGTGTAATGTGCTTTTATTTAACCGACGTCCCCATGTGTTACGTGAGGTCTGCAGCTCGGGTGATGAAAGTTATATTTTTCGTGAGGGGGAGGACGGCGAGGTCCGCGATCTGGGAACCATGTCATTGCAGTGCGGGCGCCGTGTGGACAGTCTGAAATGGTTTCTTGACTGGAAATTTTATGGGCAGGCAGGGTTGGCCGCTCGGGTGGAAAAATATTTGGAATTGTGCCACTATGCAGAAGAGCAGATTACCCAAGCTGATGATTTAGAGCTGGTCGTACCCAGGGAGTCGTTTAATCTTTGCTTTCGTTTTCGGCCCCCCCATGGAAGCGAGCACGCAGCTTTTACCACCACCCTGCGCAATAGGTTGCATCGTAGTGGGCAAACACTGGTGGGGACGGGGCTGGTCAATGGCGAACTGGTTATGCGGCTGCTTATTACCAATATCAATGTCGATAGAGCTGAAATCGACGCATTTTTTCGGGCGGTGATCTCCACCGGCCGCACTTTGGTGGCCGAAGGGAGCGGTTTGGAGTGTACCTAA
- a CDS encoding helix-turn-helix domain-containing protein, with product MSESEYVVTQKEAAEFLKVSTKSISRYRKRGLPFKLILNPSTGKQEVRFRYADLERWDEGRQLLSTYARDAETSSPAAAPPAQRSAPMTPAENVESYLGDLLSAYKDQIALLKEQLEDMRVQLSRRDRQIDDLMRLMVGLQLEYNPMPPDTTSVVSAPQMPEEFDEVPEMEVRNEGIYEVVEMPEIAPSVIANSEELEAEVERTTAAGVQKKIYSQEELSRSIQRLRAKGKSFEEIAHGLNQINVATLSGRMQWSVPEVQQLLPPLVESPGSY from the coding sequence ATGAGTGAGAGCGAGTATGTGGTTACCCAGAAGGAGGCCGCAGAATTTTTAAAGGTCTCTACCAAATCCATTAGCCGTTATCGCAAACGGGGGCTTCCGTTTAAATTGATCCTCAATCCGAGTACCGGAAAGCAGGAGGTTCGTTTTCGTTATGCTGACCTGGAACGCTGGGATGAAGGGAGGCAGCTTTTGTCGACCTATGCCCGTGATGCTGAAACAAGCAGCCCCGCGGCAGCGCCGCCTGCGCAGAGGTCTGCCCCAATGACGCCAGCTGAGAATGTCGAGAGTTACCTCGGGGATCTGCTCTCCGCCTATAAAGACCAGATAGCGTTGTTAAAAGAGCAGCTTGAAGATATGCGGGTGCAACTTTCCCGTCGTGATCGTCAGATTGATGACCTCATGCGCTTGATGGTTGGGCTGCAGCTCGAATACAACCCGATGCCCCCGGACACTACCTCTGTGGTCTCTGCTCCGCAAATGCCTGAAGAGTTTGATGAGGTACCGGAGATGGAGGTGCGCAATGAGGGGATCTACGAGGTGGTTGAGATGCCTGAGATAGCGCCCTCGGTCATTGCCAACTCAGAAGAGCTGGAAGCCGAGGTCGAGCGGACAACGGCAGCAGGAGTCCAGAAAAAAATCTACTCCCAGGAAGAGCTCTCACGTTCTATTCAGCGCCTTCGTGCCAAGGGAAAGAGCTTTGAGGAGATCGCCCATGGCTTAAACCAGATCAACGTGGCAACCTTGTCAGGAAGAATGCAGTGGAGTGTGCCCGAGGTGCAGCAGTTGTTGCCGCCCCTTGTTGAGTCTCCTGGGAGCTATTGA
- a CDS encoding Xaa-Pro peptidase family protein gives MQEMRYTPKSEIDARIAQFQTIIDQLDLDGALIIHHTNLFYFSGTSQSGHLFIPRAGKPLFMVRKSFARACTESPLEEILEVKSLKAIPALLEEKGFAQEKIGLELDIIPYNTWKFYDKVFQETSFSDISDSVKRIRTIKSPYELELMLHSCAVLDSVFAEVPGWLREGMSEIELASLFEASLRRGGYSGCSKMRAFNQDFFMGNVNTGASGAAPTYFDGPVGGPGLTPANNPHGAGWKTIARDEIIYIDYTCVVNGYTADCARMFVMGDVSPLLRQAHAAALKIQEELVQMMRPGVLCEEVYARSLAVAEEMGLAEHYMGMGMDRVRFVGHGVGLELDEYPIFAKGVKMPLAAGMTFALEPKFVFAEGAIGIENTFVLGEAGPQPLTQGPEGITQVE, from the coding sequence ATGCAAGAGATGCGCTATACCCCTAAATCTGAGATTGATGCCCGCATCGCGCAGTTTCAGACGATCATCGATCAGCTGGATCTTGATGGAGCCTTGATCATCCACCATACCAACCTGTTCTACTTCAGTGGTACCTCTCAGTCCGGCCATCTTTTTATACCGCGCGCAGGCAAGCCGCTTTTCATGGTGCGCAAAAGTTTTGCCCGAGCCTGTACAGAATCTCCACTGGAAGAGATTCTTGAGGTGAAGAGCCTGAAAGCCATTCCGGCTTTGTTGGAGGAAAAGGGCTTTGCCCAGGAAAAGATAGGGCTTGAGCTGGATATTATCCCCTACAATACCTGGAAATTTTACGATAAAGTTTTTCAGGAAACCTCCTTCAGCGATATCTCTGATAGCGTTAAACGTATTCGCACCATCAAGTCACCCTATGAACTGGAGTTGATGCTGCATTCCTGCGCGGTCCTCGATTCGGTTTTTGCCGAGGTCCCCGGTTGGTTGCGCGAAGGCATGAGCGAAATTGAACTGGCCAGCCTCTTTGAGGCCAGCCTGCGTCGGGGTGGCTACAGCGGCTGCTCCAAGATGCGCGCTTTTAATCAGGATTTCTTCATGGGCAATGTCAACACCGGTGCCAGCGGTGCTGCCCCAACCTACTTTGACGGACCGGTGGGAGGCCCTGGGTTGACTCCGGCCAATAATCCCCACGGTGCGGGCTGGAAAACAATTGCCAGAGATGAGATCATTTATATCGACTACACCTGTGTGGTTAACGGCTACACTGCTGATTGCGCCCGCATGTTTGTCATGGGCGATGTTTCGCCGCTATTGCGCCAGGCCCATGCTGCTGCGCTGAAAATTCAGGAGGAGCTGGTGCAGATGATGCGCCCAGGGGTACTGTGCGAAGAGGTCTACGCGCGCTCGCTGGCTGTGGCCGAAGAGATGGGCTTGGCTGAACATTATATGGGGATGGGGATGGATCGGGTTCGTTTTGTCGGACATGGTGTTGGGCTTGAGCTGGACGAGTACCCTATCTTTGCCAAAGGGGTGAAGATGCCTCTGGCAGCGGGAATGACCTTTGCTCTTGAGCCAAAATTCGTTTTTGCAGAGGGCGCCATTGGTATTGAGAACACCTTCGTGTTAGGTGAGGCCGGACCGCAGCCTTTAACCCAGGGGCCAGAGGGGATCACCCAGGTAGAATGA